From Leptospira kirschneri serovar Cynopteri str. 3522 CT, one genomic window encodes:
- a CDS encoding LIC10421/LIC12816 family protein, which produces MKINKLILIVSLFGFLSAGSVFAVSEEVEDQLLEKALVESAVTKEQKTAIGNYLKAIAQQKVTRAEELRELARRSTGGKFLASSVQSQKYLKQAQALEKEAQRYQSVLGSL; this is translated from the coding sequence ATGAAAATAAATAAACTGATTCTTATCGTTTCCCTTTTTGGTTTTTTATCTGCAGGTTCCGTATTTGCTGTATCTGAAGAAGTTGAAGATCAACTTTTGGAAAAGGCGCTTGTTGAAAGTGCGGTTACTAAAGAACAAAAGACTGCGATTGGAAATTATTTAAAAGCGATTGCTCAACAAAAGGTAACTAGGGCAGAAGAACTTCGTGAACTTGCAAGAAGATCTACAGGTGGAAAATTTCTTGCAAGCAGCGTTCAATCTCAAAAATATTTGAAACAGGCTCAAGCTCTGGAAAAAGAAGCTCAAAGATATCAATCCGTTTTAGGAAGCCTTTAA